Proteins co-encoded in one Corynebacterium lujinxingii genomic window:
- a CDS encoding MMPL family transporter — translation MAKLLYNLGRWSYLHKWRVIVAWLVLLGATATGAFSLMKPFTSEFAIEGTPAIEALQTMEDNFPEAGNVATAPGVNLVFAAPEGQRLDTPEYMAAMDSTVGYIRDHLGVDGERFGNPVQVNKDLQNMVVGQMTEMGMPEERANADAYQLRMLSDDARIGYTTFEFDAESSMSVDQADRDVVTEAMQIGRDAGLQVEAGGAGFGEPIAIKTTSEMVGLAVAFLVLVVTFGSLAASVIPIISAVVGVGIGALLVLVTTHWVELNDVTPVLAVMIGLAVGIDYALFILSRYRQEARHLPPEEAAGMAVGTAGSSVVFAGTTVFTALVALALARIEFLTWMGLAAAATVLIAVLVALTLVPALLGAWGSKAFAGKIPGLAGNPGPGKRPAKDLDANSMGKRWVRFVEKAPGLVMAVVVLGLGALSAPVLGLEMSLPSDSTSNHDTTQRKSADLMAEGFGPGVNAPLLLVVDAHTANPDSEILQPYMGAIPDEAGGDAEKAALASFLYTVGEIGSVNGIEHAQLIAANDDMTAAQILATPTGGPEKERTLEIAHGVRDAIGQVEDATGIQVGLTGLTAVQMDITEELANAMPLYLSIVVGLAIVLLVIVFRSIMVPLVAGLGFLLSVGAAFGVTILVFQEGLWGLVNTPAPILSFLPIFLIGVTFGLAMDYQVFLVTRMREAYLRNDGDRLRAVHESTVEGFTQGARVVTAAAIIMIAVFIAFLDQPLPFIQIFGFALGVAVLFDAFFIRMSLVPATMYLLGRASWWMPAWLDKLLPEVDIEGTELEKEHA, via the coding sequence GTGGCGAAACTGCTGTACAACCTCGGGCGATGGTCCTACCTGCACAAATGGCGGGTGATCGTGGCCTGGCTCGTGCTGCTTGGCGCGACCGCGACCGGGGCGTTTTCGTTGATGAAGCCGTTCACCTCCGAGTTCGCCATTGAAGGCACGCCCGCCATCGAGGCGTTGCAGACCATGGAGGACAACTTTCCCGAGGCCGGCAATGTGGCCACCGCCCCTGGCGTGAACCTCGTCTTCGCCGCGCCCGAGGGGCAGCGTCTGGACACACCCGAATACATGGCGGCGATGGATTCCACCGTCGGCTACATCCGCGACCACCTCGGCGTGGACGGGGAGCGCTTCGGCAACCCCGTGCAGGTGAACAAGGATCTGCAAAACATGGTCGTCGGGCAGATGACCGAGATGGGCATGCCGGAGGAGCGCGCCAATGCGGACGCGTACCAGTTGCGAATGCTTAGCGACGACGCCCGCATCGGCTACACCACCTTCGAATTCGACGCCGAATCCTCCATGTCCGTCGACCAGGCGGACCGCGACGTGGTCACCGAGGCGATGCAGATCGGCCGCGACGCTGGCCTGCAGGTGGAGGCGGGCGGCGCTGGCTTCGGCGAACCGATCGCCATTAAGACCACTTCCGAGATGGTCGGCCTGGCCGTGGCGTTTTTGGTGCTCGTGGTCACGTTCGGCTCCCTGGCGGCGTCGGTGATCCCGATCATCTCCGCCGTGGTGGGTGTGGGCATCGGTGCGCTGCTGGTGCTGGTGACCACGCACTGGGTGGAACTCAACGACGTCACCCCGGTGCTCGCCGTGATGATCGGCCTGGCCGTGGGCATCGACTACGCCCTGTTCATTCTCTCGCGCTACCGCCAGGAGGCGCGACACCTCCCGCCGGAGGAGGCCGCCGGCATGGCGGTGGGCACCGCCGGATCCTCGGTGGTCTTCGCCGGCACCACCGTCTTTACCGCCCTGGTGGCGCTGGCGCTCGCGCGCATCGAGTTCCTCACCTGGATGGGCCTGGCCGCCGCCGCGACCGTGCTCATCGCCGTGCTGGTGGCGCTCACCCTCGTGCCGGCGCTACTCGGCGCGTGGGGGTCCAAGGCGTTCGCGGGCAAGATCCCCGGCCTGGCCGGCAACCCCGGCCCGGGCAAGCGCCCGGCGAAGGATCTGGATGCGAATTCGATGGGCAAGCGTTGGGTGCGCTTCGTCGAAAAGGCGCCGGGGCTCGTTATGGCTGTCGTGGTGCTGGGGCTCGGTGCCCTGTCCGCGCCGGTGCTCGGTTTGGAGATGTCGCTACCGTCCGATAGCACCTCCAACCACGACACCACCCAGCGCAAGTCCGCCGACCTCATGGCCGAAGGCTTCGGGCCCGGCGTGAACGCGCCGCTACTGCTCGTCGTCGACGCGCACACCGCGAACCCGGACTCGGAGATCCTCCAGCCCTACATGGGCGCGATCCCCGACGAGGCCGGCGGCGACGCCGAGAAGGCCGCGCTGGCGTCGTTCCTATACACCGTCGGGGAGATCGGCTCCGTCAACGGCATCGAGCACGCCCAGCTCATCGCCGCCAACGACGACATGACCGCCGCCCAGATCCTGGCCACCCCGACCGGTGGCCCGGAAAAGGAGCGCACCCTGGAAATCGCACACGGCGTGCGCGACGCCATCGGCCAGGTGGAAGACGCCACCGGCATCCAGGTCGGGCTGACGGGGCTGACGGCGGTGCAGATGGACATCACCGAAGAGCTCGCGAACGCCATGCCGCTCTACCTCTCCATCGTGGTGGGGCTGGCGATCGTGCTGTTGGTCATCGTGTTCCGCTCGATCATGGTGCCGCTCGTCGCCGGGCTCGGCTTCCTCTTATCCGTCGGCGCCGCGTTCGGCGTGACCATCCTCGTGTTCCAAGAAGGCCTGTGGGGCCTGGTGAACACCCCGGCGCCGATCCTGTCGTTCCTGCCGATCTTCCTTATCGGCGTCACGTTCGGCCTGGCCATGGACTACCAAGTCTTCCTGGTCACCCGCATGCGCGAGGCCTACCTGCGCAATGACGGCGACCGCCTACGCGCCGTGCACGAATCCACCGTCGAAGGCTTCACCCAGGGCGCGCGCGTGGTCACCGCCGCCGCGATCATCATGATCGCCGTCTTCATCGCCTTTTTGGATCAGCCGCTGCCGTTTATTCAGATCTTCGGCTTCGCGCTCGGCGTCGCCGTGCTTTTCGACGCCTTCTTCATCCGCATGTCCCTCGTCCCCGCCACCATGTACCTGCTCGGCCGCGCCTCCTGGTGGATGCCGGCATGGCTGGACAAACTCCTGCCCGAGGTGGACATTGAGGGCACCGAACTAGAAAAGGAACACGCATGA
- a CDS encoding nucleoside deaminase yields MSWRMSSISAPARRAEERMRRAIEVARTTPPGDVPVGAVVFSPDGEVVGTGVNRREAGNDPTAHAEVEAIRQACETLGRWRLDGCELVVTLEPCTMCAGAVLGARVSSLIFGAWEPKTGAVGSVLDAIRDPRHLHTPEVRGGVLEAETVRLLGDFFEDVRSN; encoded by the coding sequence ATGAGTTGGCGGATGTCGTCGATTAGCGCACCGGCCCGCCGCGCCGAGGAGCGGATGCGGCGCGCGATCGAGGTTGCGCGCACGACCCCGCCGGGCGACGTGCCGGTCGGCGCGGTCGTGTTCAGCCCCGACGGTGAGGTGGTGGGCACCGGCGTGAACCGTCGCGAGGCGGGCAACGACCCGACCGCGCACGCCGAGGTGGAGGCGATCCGGCAGGCGTGCGAGACGTTGGGGAGGTGGCGGCTGGACGGCTGCGAGCTCGTCGTCACGCTAGAGCCCTGCACGATGTGTGCGGGAGCGGTGTTGGGGGCGCGGGTGTCGTCATTGATTTTTGGTGCGTGGGAGCCGAAGACGGGGGCGGTCGGCAGTGTGCTGGACGCGATCCGGGACCCGCGGCACCTGCACACGCCGGAGGTGCGCGGGGGCGTGCTGGAGGCGGAAACTGTCAGGTTGCTGGGGGATTTCTTCGAAGATGTCAGGAGTAATTGA
- the tgt gene encoding tRNA guanosine(34) transglycosylase Tgt, giving the protein MTDFSRDTTFDVGTQLEPAPGRHGRTGVIHTPHGSIQTPAFIPVATKATVKTLTPEQVRSTGAQAMLSNAYHLYLQPGPDIVDEAGGVAAFENWHGPTYTDSGGFQVMSLGVGFKKVLAMDTAGLTDADIRAANKDRMARVDDDGVDFKSVIDGSSHRFTPEVSMQIQHQLGADIMFAFDELTTLVDTRTYQEHSVERTRRWARRCLIEHDRLTTTRPDKPLQSLWGVVQGAQYEDLRRSAVHGLLDLDREARDEGRRGFGGFGIGGALEKENLGTIVGWVTDELPVSMPRHLLGISEPDDIFTAVEAGVDTFDCVAPTRLGRRGGVYTLDGRMNLAGARFKRDFSGVDEEFGGYVSENYSRAYIHHLLKAKEFLAGTLCTMHNLEFMIRLVDNIRLAIDAGDYEAYRDEFLGRYYAGNN; this is encoded by the coding sequence ATGACGGACTTTTCCCGCGACACCACGTTCGACGTCGGTACCCAGTTGGAGCCCGCGCCGGGCCGCCACGGTCGTACCGGTGTCATCCACACCCCGCACGGTTCGATCCAGACCCCGGCGTTTATCCCCGTGGCCACCAAGGCGACGGTGAAAACGCTCACCCCGGAGCAGGTCCGTTCCACAGGCGCCCAGGCGATGTTGTCCAACGCGTACCACCTCTACCTGCAGCCCGGCCCGGACATTGTCGACGAAGCCGGCGGCGTCGCGGCCTTCGAGAACTGGCACGGGCCCACCTACACCGACTCCGGCGGCTTCCAGGTCATGAGCCTCGGCGTCGGCTTTAAAAAGGTCCTCGCGATGGACACCGCGGGCCTGACGGACGCCGACATCCGCGCCGCCAACAAGGACCGCATGGCGCGTGTCGACGACGACGGCGTCGACTTCAAATCCGTCATCGACGGCTCCTCGCACCGCTTCACCCCCGAGGTGTCGATGCAGATCCAGCACCAATTGGGTGCGGACATTATGTTTGCGTTCGACGAGCTGACCACGCTCGTCGACACGCGCACCTACCAGGAACACTCCGTGGAGCGCACGCGTCGCTGGGCCCGCCGCTGCCTCATTGAGCACGATCGCTTGACGACGACCCGCCCCGACAAACCCCTCCAATCCCTCTGGGGCGTCGTGCAGGGTGCGCAATACGAGGACCTGCGCCGCTCCGCTGTGCACGGGCTGCTTGATCTGGACCGCGAGGCGCGCGATGAGGGGCGCCGGGGTTTTGGCGGCTTCGGCATCGGCGGCGCGCTAGAGAAGGAAAACCTAGGCACGATCGTCGGGTGGGTCACCGACGAACTGCCGGTGTCTATGCCGCGTCACTTGCTCGGCATTTCCGAGCCAGACGACATTTTCACCGCCGTGGAGGCCGGCGTCGACACCTTCGACTGCGTCGCCCCGACGCGCCTGGGCCGCCGCGGCGGCGTGTACACCCTGGACGGCCGGATGAACCTCGCCGGCGCTCGCTTCAAACGCGATTTCTCTGGCGTGGACGAGGAGTTCGGCGGCTACGTCTCCGAGAACTACTCGCGGGCGTATATCCACCACCTGCTCAAGGCCAAGGAGTTCTTGGCTGGCACGCTGTGCACGATGCACAACCTGGAGTTCATGATCCGTCTGGTGGACAACATCCGCCTGGCCATCGACGCCGGCGACTACGAGGCGTACCGCGACGAGTTCCTCGGCCGCTATTACGCGGGGAACAACTAG
- a CDS encoding CsbD family protein, whose amino-acid sequence MGLEDKADQLKGNAKEALGDVTDNEKLQNEGKADQLIGGAKEKLSDAVDGIKDKANEVAAKVEDKRDEAER is encoded by the coding sequence ATGGGTCTTGAGGACAAGGCAGATCAGCTCAAGGGCAACGCCAAGGAAGCTCTCGGCGACGTAACCGACAACGAGAAGCTGCAGAACGAGGGCAAGGCCGACCAGCTCATCGGCGGCGCTAAGGAGAAGCTCTCCGACGCTGTCGACGGCATCAAGGACAAGGCCAACGAGGTCGCAGCCAAGGTCGAGGACAAGCGCGACGAAGCTGAGCGCTAA
- a CDS encoding tRNA adenosine deaminase-associated protein, which translates to MSQDYTDGYAVTVAQTDGRWQVREFDDDFTDLSTSVSAVRKLRAEGASFALLNVEEDYLVIVRPGPSRVRLLISDATMAVDDDFAADICDEADVEIPDIDPDELDNVDGWADGDFAILADLGLSEERLSILLDDDADPADLAQTIADELGFGDELADVVD; encoded by the coding sequence ATGAGCCAGGACTACACGGACGGGTACGCCGTCACCGTCGCGCAAACGGACGGCCGTTGGCAGGTGCGCGAGTTTGACGACGACTTCACGGATCTTTCCACCTCCGTTTCCGCCGTGCGCAAACTCCGCGCGGAGGGCGCTTCGTTTGCGCTGCTCAACGTGGAAGAGGACTACCTGGTTATCGTGCGCCCCGGCCCGTCGCGGGTGCGTCTGTTGATCTCGGACGCGACGATGGCGGTGGACGACGATTTCGCCGCCGACATCTGCGATGAAGCCGACGTGGAAATCCCGGACATCGACCCTGACGAGTTGGATAACGTCGACGGGTGGGCGGACGGCGACTTCGCCATCCTCGCCGACCTGGGCCTTTCCGAGGAGCGTTTGAGCATTTTGCTTGACGACGACGCCGACCCGGCCGATCTCGCCCAAACCATCGCCGACGAGTTGGGGTTTGGCGATGAGTTGGCGGATGTCGTCGATTAG